DNA from Gramella sp. MAR_2010_147:
GAGATGTTCTGGACGGAATCAACAAAGCTATTGATATTGCTGAAAAAGACTACCAGGGACTTGTGGTTGCCAATGACGGTAAGAACTTCTCTGTTGGTGCCAATATTGGTATGATCTTTATGATGGCTGTAGAGCAGGAATATGAAGAGCTAAACATGGCGATCAAATATTTCCAGGATACGATGATGAGAATGCGCTACTCTTCTATTCCAACCGTTGCGGCTCCACATGCAATGACTCTTGGCGGCGGATGCGAAATGTCGCTTCACGCAGATAAAGTAGTTGCTGCAGCAGAAACTTATATCGGATTAGTTGAATTTGGCGTTGGTGTGATCCCAGGTGGTGGTGGAACCAAGGAAATGACGGTTAGAGCTGCGGATACATATCAAAAGGACGATGTAGAGTTGAACCGACTGAGAGAAAACTTCCTTACCATTGGAATGGCAAAAGTTTCAACTTCCGCACACGAAGCTTATGATTTAGGACTACTTCAGAAAGGAAAAGATATCGTGGTGGTAAATCCAGACAGGCAATTAGCAATCGCTAAGAAACATGCATTGCTAATGGCAGAAAATGGATATACGAAACCAATTGAACGCAAAGACATTAAAGTTCTTGGTAAACAGGCATTGGGTGCCTTCCTGGTAGGAACCGACCAAATGGCTGCAGGAAAATATATCAGTGAACATGATAAAAAGATCGCAAACAAACTGGCTTATGTAATGGCCGGTGGAGATCTTTCAGAAAATCAGCTGGTGAGTGAGCAGTATTTATTAGAACTGGAAAGAGAAGCTTTCTTATCGCTTACAGGAGAAAGAAAAACCCTGGAGCGTCTTCAGCACATGTTGAAGAAGGGGAAACCGCTTAGAAATTAACCGTATAGTGTAAATTGTAGGTTGTAAAATGAACTATTTCAAAGAATTGAAAGTTTGGCAAAAATCTATCGATTTGGTAACCGAGACTTACTTGAAGAGTCAAAAATTCCCAAAGGAGGAAACTTATGGTTTGACCTCCCAGATTAGAAGAGCTGCCATTTCTGTTCCTTCAAACATCGCAGAAGGTTGTGGAAGGAAATCGGAAAAAGATTTCTTCAACTTCCTTGGGATCGCTTTAGGTTCCGCTTTCGAATTAGAAACACAATTTACAATTGCCAGGAAGTTAAACTTTCTTTCAGAGACTGAATTTTCTGGGCTCGAAAGTGAGATTCAGCATATTCAGAACATGCTAATCAAATTACAATCTACACTTAAAAATTAGAAAAGAATACAATAGACATTATACAATAATTCAAAATACAATGAAAAGAACAGCATATATAGTAAAAGCATATAGAACCGCAGTAGGAAAAGCTCCTAAAGGGGTGTTTCGTTTCAAAAGACCGGATGAACTGGCAGCGGAAACGATTCAGTACATGATGGATAAGTTACCAGATTTCGACAAAAAACGCATTGATGACGTAATGGTTGGAAATGCAATGCCGGAAGCTGAACAGGGCCTAAACGTTGGTAGGTTAATTTCTCTTATGGGATTAAAGATTGAAGATGTTCCTGGGATGACAGTAAACAGGTATTGTGCTTCTGGATTGGAAACGATTTCTATCGCTACTGCTAAGATCCAGATGGGTATGGCCGACTGTGTAATTGCAGGTGGTGCAGAAAGTATGAGTTACATTCCTATGGGCGGATACAAGCCAGTTCCAGACTATAAAGTTGCCAAAGAAGGTAATGAAGATTACTACTGGGGAATGGGGTTAACTGCAGAGGCGGTTGCCAATAAGTACAAAGTTTCTCGTGAAGATCAGGATGAGTTCGCCTATGATTCTCATCAGAAAGCGATCAAAGCTCAGGCGGAAGATCGTTTCCAGGATCAGATCGTTCCAATTACCATTGATGAAACATACGTGGATGATAATGGTAAAAAACAAACCAAATCTTATACGGTAAATAAAGACGAAGGTCCAAGAAAAGATACTTCCATTGAAGTTTTAAACAAACTTAGACCCGTATTTGCTGAAGGAGGAAGCGTAACTGCCGGTAACTCTTCTCAAATGAGTGACGGTGCCGCATTTGTGATGGTAATGAGCGAAGAAATGGTAAAAGAACTAAATCTTGAACCTATTGCCAGAATGGTAAGTTATGCCGCTGTTGGTGTAGAACCAAGAATTATGGGAATAGGACCTGTTCATGCAATTCCGAAGGCGTTAAAACAAGCCGGACTTAAGCAGGATGATATGGAGTTGATCGAACTAAACGAAGCATTTGCTTCTCAGTCATTGGCAGTTATCAGGGAATTAGGTTTAGATAAAGATAGGTTGAATCCTAATGGAGGAGCAATTTCTATGGGACACCCGCTTGGTTGTACCGGAGCTAAATTATCGGTTCAGATCTTTGATGAAATGCGTAAGCGTGAATTAAAGAACAAACATTGTATGGTAACCATGTGTGTGGGAACCGGACAGGGAGC
Protein-coding regions in this window:
- a CDS encoding four helix bundle protein, with the translated sequence MNYFKELKVWQKSIDLVTETYLKSQKFPKEETYGLTSQIRRAAISVPSNIAEGCGRKSEKDFFNFLGIALGSAFELETQFTIARKLNFLSETEFSGLESEIQHIQNMLIKLQSTLKN
- a CDS encoding acetyl-CoA C-acyltransferase; this translates as MKRTAYIVKAYRTAVGKAPKGVFRFKRPDELAAETIQYMMDKLPDFDKKRIDDVMVGNAMPEAEQGLNVGRLISLMGLKIEDVPGMTVNRYCASGLETISIATAKIQMGMADCVIAGGAESMSYIPMGGYKPVPDYKVAKEGNEDYYWGMGLTAEAVANKYKVSREDQDEFAYDSHQKAIKAQAEDRFQDQIVPITIDETYVDDNGKKQTKSYTVNKDEGPRKDTSIEVLNKLRPVFAEGGSVTAGNSSQMSDGAAFVMVMSEEMVKELNLEPIARMVSYAAVGVEPRIMGIGPVHAIPKALKQAGLKQDDMELIELNEAFASQSLAVIRELGLDKDRLNPNGGAISMGHPLGCTGAKLSVQIFDEMRKRELKNKHCMVTMCVGTGQGAAGVFEFLN